TCTCGGCGCCCATGCGCAGGGCCTCGCTGAAGCTCTTGGCCCCGACCGGCATGATCATGAATTCCTGCAGGTCGACGTTGTTGTCCGCGTGCGCCCCGCCGTTGAGCACGTTCATCATCGGCACGGGGAGCATCCGGGCGGCCACACCGCCGATGTAGCGGTACAGGGACATCCCCGTGGCGTTCGCCGCCGCGTGGGCCACGCCCAGGCTCACGCCCAGCACCGCGTTGGCCCCGAGCTTCGACTTGTTCGGCGTGCCGTCGGCCTCGATCAGGAGCCGGTCGACCAGCGCCTGGTCGAGCGCGGTCACGCCCTCCAGCTCGTCGGCGATCACGTTGTTGACGTTCTTGACCGCATCGAGGACACCTTTACCCAGGTAGGCCTTGTCGTCGTTGTCGCGGAGCTCGACGGCCTCGTGTTCGCCCGTCGATGCTCCCGAGGGAACGGCGGCGCGGCCGACGGATCCGTCCTCGAGCAGCACCTCGACCTCGACGGTCGGGTTGCCGCGCGAATCGATGATCTGGCGGGCGTGGATGCGTTCGATCTCGATCATGGTGTGGCCGTCCTGGTGGTGGGGCGGGCGTTCCGGCGACCTCCGGAGCGCGAACGGGCGGATGATAGGTCTGCACCCGGGCCTGGTCAATAGGCCGTGTGCCGTCTAAACATAGGTCACACGGCGGTTTAGGGGCGATCACGATTCCGGTCCGGATTCGCTCCGAATCGTGCAACCGCCGGGGAGGTCCGGGCGTAGTGCCCGTGACCGGAGCTGTCGGAGCGAGCGGCCAGCCGACCGGTGGGTCGGCGGCCGGATCGCAGCGGAAGGCGACGGTCTTGCAAAGCGATGCCCAGGTGATCGCCCGCGCCCGGCGCGGTGAGGAGGCGGCCTTCGCCGAGCTCCTCGCGCGCTTCCGCGCCCCGGTCTTCAACCTCTGCCTGCGCATGTTGAAGAACCGCGACGATGCCGAGGACGTCGCCCAGGAGGTGTTCGTGAAGGTCTTCGGAATGCTCGAGCGGTACGACGACCGCTACGCGTTCCGGAGCTGGATCTTCAAGATCGCGGCGAACCAGAGCATCGACTTCATCCGCCGCAACCGGGTGAAGCTGCAGAGCCTGGACGAGCCGTTGAGCTACGGCGGGGAGGAGATCGAGCGCCAGT
This region of Candidatus Krumholzibacteriia bacterium genomic DNA includes:
- a CDS encoding sigma-70 family RNA polymerase sigma factor; its protein translation is MQSDAQVIARARRGEEAAFAELLARFRAPVFNLCLRMLKNRDDAEDVAQEVFVKVFGMLERYDDRYAFRSWIFKIAANQSIDFIRRNRVKLQSLDEPLSYGGEEIERQFPDEAPTPEETVETEEIGRLLSKITEELPPHYRSMIVLRHQEQLSYEEIAEVLELPLGTVKARIHRARAMMKDKLQRRRGGLGSVL